In a genomic window of Streptomyces sp. NBC_01142:
- a CDS encoding DUF6350 family protein, which translates to MTQLTDHSPSTSQAPVAVQGCRPATSATFVVRGAIAAGLGLGAVAVLVMVMWISSPSPDNGPSGALHVAAGLWLLAHGTELVRADTLSGSPAPMGVVPLLFVVLPAVLVHRAAARDAREPDEGQPRLSVRAAVCAVTTGYLLVGGCVVFYAAGGPLAANPLSALFHLPVTTGAAAAAGVWTASGRPLGPLPARLPERLRVELARTRVAVALRSAVAAALALLGGGALLVVVSLVWHAEAAQESLVHLSDGWSGRFAVLLLALALLPNAVVWGTAYGLGPGFALGTGSTATPLALTGTPALPHFPLLAAVPAEGDGTPLNWAVVVPVAAAAMIAWFTARTAAPKHGAREEAWDPRETALTALLGAVGCALLTTLLAAVAGGPLGTGDLAAFGPVWWLTGPAALVWSAGLGVPGALGVRAWRLRTWRLPACRLRAWRLPGWRLWTWRLPAWRLPAWRLSGRRDDGVASAPDPVDPDPGPALAPTPDGDPDFEAYDFLPAGSWSERGAWGARGAREAREARRAALKEASGGLMAAFPPASPRAFPPASPRAEAPAAAGPEKPAYPAAPEGAAEPPAPPLPGTGGGLPDTLPGEEKRAD; encoded by the coding sequence GTGACCCAATTGACCGATCACAGCCCCTCGACGTCGCAGGCCCCGGTAGCCGTGCAAGGGTGCCGTCCTGCCACGTCGGCCACCTTCGTCGTGCGCGGTGCGATCGCGGCGGGGCTCGGGCTCGGTGCGGTCGCCGTCCTGGTGATGGTGATGTGGATCAGCTCCCCGTCCCCGGACAACGGTCCGAGCGGGGCGCTGCACGTCGCCGCCGGGCTGTGGCTGCTGGCGCACGGCACGGAGCTCGTACGGGCCGACACGCTCTCCGGGAGCCCGGCGCCGATGGGGGTCGTACCGCTGCTGTTCGTCGTGCTGCCCGCCGTGCTGGTGCACCGGGCGGCGGCGCGCGATGCGCGCGAACCCGACGAAGGGCAGCCCAGACTGTCGGTGCGGGCCGCCGTGTGCGCCGTCACCACCGGATATCTGCTGGTCGGTGGGTGTGTCGTGTTCTATGCCGCGGGTGGTCCGCTCGCGGCGAACCCTCTCAGCGCGCTGTTCCACCTGCCGGTGACGACCGGTGCCGCGGCGGCGGCCGGGGTGTGGACGGCGAGCGGCCGGCCGCTCGGGCCGCTGCCGGCCCGGCTGCCCGAGCGGCTACGGGTGGAGCTCGCCCGCACCCGGGTGGCCGTGGCGCTGCGGTCGGCCGTCGCGGCGGCGCTCGCGCTGCTCGGTGGGGGCGCGCTGCTGGTGGTGGTGTCGCTGGTGTGGCACGCGGAGGCGGCGCAGGAATCGCTCGTGCACCTCTCGGACGGGTGGTCGGGCCGGTTCGCGGTGCTGCTGCTGGCGCTTGCGCTGCTGCCGAACGCGGTGGTGTGGGGCACGGCGTACGGACTCGGTCCCGGGTTCGCGCTCGGCACGGGGTCGACGGCGACGCCGCTGGCCCTGACCGGGACCCCGGCGCTGCCGCACTTCCCGCTGCTCGCCGCGGTCCCGGCGGAGGGGGACGGGACGCCGCTGAACTGGGCGGTGGTGGTGCCTGTGGCCGCGGCGGCGATGATCGCGTGGTTCACGGCACGGACGGCGGCGCCGAAGCACGGAGCGCGGGAAGAGGCGTGGGACCCGCGCGAGACGGCGCTCACGGCGCTTCTGGGAGCGGTGGGCTGTGCGCTCCTGACGACGCTCCTGGCGGCCGTGGCGGGTGGCCCGCTCGGGACCGGGGACCTGGCGGCGTTCGGTCCGGTGTGGTGGCTGACGGGGCCGGCGGCGCTGGTGTGGTCGGCGGGACTGGGGGTGCCGGGGGCGCTCGGGGTGCGGGCATGGCGGCTGCGGACATGGCGACTGCCTGCGTGCCGGCTGCGGGCGTGGCGACTGCCGGGGTGGCGGCTGTGGACATGGCGGCTGCCGGCGTGGCGCCTCCCGGCGTGGCGGCTGTCGGGGCGCCGGGACGATGGCGTGGCTTCCGCGCCCGATCCCGTGGACCCGGATCCTGGCCCGGCCCTGGCCCCGACCCCGGACGGAGATCCGGACTTCGAGGCGTACGACTTCCTGCCGGCCGGCTCGTGGAGCGAGAGGGGTGCGTGGGGCGCGCGGGGCGCACGGGAGGCACGGGAGGCGCGGCGGGCGGCGCTCAAGGAGGCGTCGGGTGGCTTGATGGCGGCGTTTCCGCCGGCATCTCCGCGGGCGTTTCCGCCGGCGTCTCCCAGGGCCGAGGCGCCCGCGGCGGCGGGCCCGGAGAAGCCTGCGTACCCAGCGGCCCCGGAAGGCGCGGCGGAGCCCCCGGCACCGCCCCTTCCAGGAACTGGGGGCGGCCTCCCGGACACCCTCCCCGGGGAAGAGAAACGCGCGGACTGA
- the purN gene encoding phosphoribosylglycinamide formyltransferase — MASPPPSARTARLVVLVSGSGTNLQALLDAIAADPHGFGAEIVAVGADRDGIAGLERAERAGLPTFVCRVKDYATREAWDAALTEATAVYAPDLVVSAGFMKIVGKEFLARFGGRFVNTHPALLPSFPGAHGVRDALAYGAKVTGCTVHFVDDGVDTGPIIAQGVIEVRDEDDEAALHERIKEIERQLLVDVVGRLARNGYRIEGRKVVIP, encoded by the coding sequence GTGGCCTCCCCGCCCCCCTCCGCCCGAACCGCCCGCCTTGTGGTGCTGGTCTCCGGCTCCGGTACGAATCTCCAGGCCCTGCTCGATGCGATCGCCGCCGACCCGCACGGCTTCGGCGCCGAGATCGTGGCCGTCGGGGCCGACCGGGACGGGATCGCCGGTCTGGAGCGTGCCGAGCGCGCCGGACTCCCCACCTTCGTGTGCAGGGTGAAGGACTACGCGACCCGCGAGGCGTGGGACGCGGCACTCACCGAGGCGACGGCCGTGTACGCACCGGATCTGGTGGTCTCGGCCGGCTTCATGAAGATCGTGGGGAAGGAATTCCTCGCACGGTTCGGCGGGCGTTTCGTCAACACGCACCCCGCCCTGCTGCCCAGCTTTCCCGGGGCCCACGGTGTACGCGACGCGCTCGCGTACGGCGCGAAGGTCACCGGCTGCACCGTCCACTTCGTCGACGACGGCGTCGACACCGGGCCGATCATCGCGCAGGGCGTGATCGAGGTCCGGGACGAGGACGACGAAGCCGCTCTGCACGAGCGCATCAAGGAAATCGAGCGACAGCTGCTCGTCGATGTCGTGGGGCGTCTGGCCCGTAACGGCTACCGCATTGAGGGACGAAAGGTAGTTATCCCGTGA
- the purH gene encoding bifunctional phosphoribosylaminoimidazolecarboxamide formyltransferase/IMP cyclohydrolase codes for MTAESMKRPIRRALVSVYDKTGLEELARGLHEAGVELVSTGSTAAKIAAAGVPVTKVEELTGFPECLDGRVKTLHPRVHAGILADLRLEDHQRQLAELGVEPFGLVVVNLYPFKETVQSGATPDECVEQIDIGGPSMVRAAAKNHPSVAVVTSPKRYADVLAAVKGGGFDLTARKRLAAEAFQHTAAYDVAVASWFTNVYAADEDADLPEFLGKTWERKSSLRYGENPHQGAALYTDGLRGGLANAEQLHGKEMSFNNYVDTEAARRASFDHDEPCVAIIKHANPCGIAIGADVAEAHRKAHACDPLSAFGGVIAVNRPVSKEMAEQVAEIFTEVIAAPDYEDGAVEILARKKNIRVLKVEGFPVAMIDDIKPVSGGAVVQHPDVFQAEGDDPADWTLATGEALSADELKELAFAWRACRAVKSNAILLAKGGASVGVGMGQVNRVDSAKLAVERAGAERAQGSYAASDAFFPFPDGLEILVAAGIKAVVQPGGSVRDELVVEAAKKAGVTMYFTGTRHFFH; via the coding sequence GTGACCGCCGAATCCATGAAGCGGCCCATCCGGCGCGCGCTGGTCAGCGTCTACGACAAGACGGGTCTCGAGGAGCTCGCCCGCGGCCTCCACGAGGCGGGCGTCGAGCTCGTCTCGACCGGCTCGACCGCCGCGAAGATCGCCGCGGCCGGGGTGCCGGTCACCAAGGTCGAGGAGCTGACGGGCTTCCCCGAGTGCCTGGACGGCCGGGTCAAGACGCTGCACCCCCGCGTGCACGCGGGAATCCTCGCCGACCTGCGGCTCGAGGATCACCAGCGGCAGCTCGCCGAGCTGGGCGTGGAGCCGTTCGGCCTGGTGGTCGTGAACCTGTATCCGTTCAAGGAGACGGTCCAGTCGGGGGCCACCCCCGACGAGTGCGTCGAGCAGATCGACATCGGCGGCCCCTCGATGGTCCGCGCCGCCGCCAAGAACCACCCCTCGGTGGCCGTGGTGACCAGCCCGAAGCGGTACGCCGACGTGCTGGCAGCGGTCAAGGGGGGCGGCTTCGATCTGACCGCCCGCAAGCGGCTGGCCGCGGAAGCGTTCCAGCACACCGCCGCGTACGACGTGGCGGTGGCGAGCTGGTTCACCAACGTGTACGCCGCCGACGAGGACGCGGACCTGCCCGAGTTCCTCGGCAAGACCTGGGAGCGCAAGTCCTCCCTCCGCTACGGCGAGAACCCGCACCAGGGCGCGGCCCTGTACACCGACGGTCTGCGGGGCGGTCTCGCCAACGCCGAGCAGCTGCACGGCAAGGAGATGTCCTTCAACAACTACGTGGACACCGAGGCCGCCCGCCGCGCCTCCTTCGACCACGACGAGCCGTGCGTCGCGATCATCAAGCACGCCAACCCGTGCGGCATCGCGATCGGCGCGGACGTCGCCGAGGCGCACCGCAAGGCGCACGCCTGCGACCCGCTGTCCGCGTTCGGCGGCGTCATCGCCGTCAACCGCCCCGTCTCCAAGGAGATGGCCGAGCAGGTCGCGGAGATCTTCACCGAGGTCATCGCCGCACCCGACTACGAGGACGGCGCGGTCGAGATCCTCGCCCGCAAGAAGAACATCCGGGTCCTGAAGGTCGAGGGCTTCCCGGTCGCGATGATCGACGACATCAAGCCGGTCTCCGGTGGCGCGGTCGTCCAGCACCCCGATGTCTTCCAGGCCGAGGGCGACGACCCGGCGGACTGGACGCTCGCGACCGGCGAGGCGCTGTCGGCCGACGAGCTGAAGGAGCTCGCCTTCGCCTGGCGCGCCTGTCGCGCGGTCAAGTCCAACGCGATCCTGCTCGCCAAGGGCGGCGCGTCCGTGGGCGTCGGCATGGGCCAGGTCAACCGCGTCGACTCCGCGAAGCTCGCGGTGGAGCGCGCAGGCGCGGAGCGCGCCCAGGGCTCGTACGCCGCGTCGGACGCGTTCTTCCCCTTCCCGGACGGCCTGGAGATCCTGGTTGCCGCGGGCATCAAGGCCGTGGTGCAGCCGGGCGGTTCGGTCCGTGACGAGCTGGTCGTCGAGGCCGCGAAGAAGGCGGGCGTGACCATGTACTTCACCGGGACGCGGCACTTCTTCCACTGA
- a CDS encoding bifunctional methylenetetrahydrofolate dehydrogenase/methenyltetrahydrofolate cyclohydrolase produces MTAQILDGKATAAAIKSDLTVRVAALKERGITPGLGTLLVGDDPGSRWYVNGKHRDCAQVGIASIQRELPDTATQEEIEAVVRELNDNPECTGYIVQLPLPKGIDTNRVLELMDPAKDADGLHPMSLGRLVLNETGPLPCTPYGIVQLLRHHGVEINGAHVVVVGRGITIGRPMPLVLTRKSENATVTQCHTGTRDLSAQLKQADIIVAAAGVPHLVKPEDVKPGAAVLDVGVSRDENGKIVGDVHPGVAEVAGWVAPNPGGVGPMTRAQLLVNVVEAAERAASAATAG; encoded by the coding sequence ATGACTGCCCAGATTCTCGATGGCAAGGCCACCGCAGCCGCGATCAAGTCCGATCTGACCGTCCGCGTGGCGGCTCTCAAGGAGCGAGGCATCACCCCCGGTCTCGGGACCCTGCTCGTCGGGGACGACCCGGGCAGCCGCTGGTACGTCAACGGCAAGCACCGTGACTGTGCGCAGGTCGGCATTGCCTCGATCCAGCGCGAACTGCCGGACACCGCCACACAGGAGGAGATCGAGGCGGTCGTACGTGAGCTCAACGACAACCCCGAGTGCACGGGCTACATCGTCCAACTCCCGCTTCCCAAGGGAATCGACACCAACCGTGTCCTGGAGCTGATGGATCCGGCCAAGGACGCGGACGGCCTGCACCCGATGAGCCTCGGACGGCTGGTGCTGAACGAGACGGGGCCGCTGCCCTGCACTCCGTACGGCATCGTCCAGCTGCTCCGGCACCACGGCGTGGAGATCAACGGCGCGCATGTCGTGGTCGTAGGCCGCGGCATCACCATCGGTCGGCCGATGCCGCTGGTGCTGACCCGCAAGTCCGAGAACGCGACGGTGACGCAGTGCCACACGGGTACCCGTGATCTGTCGGCGCAGCTGAAGCAGGCGGACATCATCGTCGCGGCGGCCGGTGTGCCGCACCTGGTCAAGCCCGAGGACGTGAAGCCCGGCGCAGCCGTTCTCGACGTCGGCGTCAGCCGTGACGAGAACGGAAAGATCGTCGGAGATGTGCACCCCGGGGTCGCCGAGGTGGCCGGCTGGGTCGCCCCGAACCCGGGCGGCGTCGGCCCGATGACCCGTGCGCAGCTGCTGGTCAACGTCGTCGAGGCGGCCGAGCGCGCCGCTTCGGCTGCGACCGCGGGCTGA
- a CDS encoding DUF3017 domain-containing protein: MGVQEKDGATGDGLPEAAAAGAREAGSGTESGPGGEVAPERGTAVPETAVDDAERDDAERDDAERSGTEPVGTEPAAADAADGADAADGADAADGADGADAADVVVGPDGEVEAKGVVSAPGPEGEPARTTRRFPSVTRDTARPEGGGRAASGDASAPARQWPLLLVLALTGSGLLIVGIDGFADAFRVGTILIGVALITGAVLRRVLPSVGMLAVRSRFTDMVTFCVLGTLIVLLALMTQPKPWLDVPFLEDAVHFTVR; the protein is encoded by the coding sequence ATGGGCGTGCAGGAGAAGGACGGGGCCACGGGCGACGGCCTGCCGGAGGCAGCCGCCGCGGGGGCCCGTGAGGCCGGGAGCGGCACTGAATCCGGTCCCGGGGGCGAGGTCGCGCCGGAGCGGGGTACGGCCGTGCCGGAGACGGCCGTGGACGACGCCGAGCGGGACGATGCCGAGCGGGACGACGCCGAGCGGAGCGGTACGGAACCGGTCGGCACCGAGCCTGCCGCGGCCGACGCGGCCGACGGGGCCGACGCGGCCGACGGGGCCGACGCGGCCGACGGGGCCGACGGGGCCGACGCGGCCGATGTGGTCGTGGGCCCCGACGGAGAGGTCGAGGCCAAGGGCGTGGTCAGCGCGCCGGGACCGGAAGGGGAACCCGCCCGCACCACTCGGCGCTTCCCCTCCGTCACGCGCGACACCGCCCGCCCCGAGGGCGGTGGGCGGGCCGCATCCGGGGACGCGTCCGCTCCCGCACGGCAGTGGCCGCTGCTCCTCGTGCTCGCGCTGACCGGGAGCGGTCTGCTGATCGTCGGTATCGACGGCTTCGCCGACGCCTTCCGGGTGGGCACCATCCTCATCGGCGTGGCTCTGATCACCGGCGCCGTACTCCGCCGCGTCCTGCCCTCCGTCGGCATGCTCGCGGTACGCTCGCGCTTCACCGACATGGTCACGTTCTGCGTGCTGGGCACCCTGATCGTGCTGCTCGCTCTCATGACGCAGCCGAAGCCCTGGCTGGACGTCCCGTTCCTCGAGGATGCCGTCCACTTCACCGTCCGATAA
- a CDS encoding NADP-dependent isocitrate dehydrogenase, which translates to MVKIKVANPVVELDGDEMTRIIWSFIKDKLILPYLDVELKYFDLGIEHRDATSDQVTIDAANAIREHGVGVKCATITPDEARVEEFNLKAMYRSPNGTIRNILGGVIFREPIIMENVPRLVPGWTKPIVVGRHAFGDQYRATELKVPGPGTLTMTFTPKDGSEPVELEVHEFPGAGVALSMYNHDESIRDFARASFRYGLAREYPVYMSTKNTILKKYDGRFKDIFQEIFDAEFRTAFDAKGLTYEHRLIDDMVASALKWEGGYVWACKNYDGDVQSDIVAQGFGSLGLMTSVLMSPDGKTIEAEAAHGTVTRHYRQHQQGKATSTNPIASIFAWTRGLAHRGKLDGTPEVTRFAETLEQVCVETVESGRMTKDLALLISKDAPWLTTEQFLDVLDANLQKKMASA; encoded by the coding sequence ATGGTCAAGATCAAGGTAGCCAACCCCGTCGTCGAGCTCGACGGCGACGAGATGACCCGCATCATCTGGTCCTTCATCAAGGACAAGCTGATCCTTCCGTACCTCGATGTCGAGCTGAAGTACTTCGACCTGGGCATCGAGCACCGCGACGCCACCAGCGACCAGGTGACCATCGACGCCGCCAACGCCATCAGGGAGCACGGCGTCGGCGTGAAGTGCGCGACGATCACGCCGGACGAGGCGCGGGTCGAGGAGTTCAACCTCAAGGCGATGTACCGCTCGCCGAACGGCACCATCCGCAACATCCTCGGCGGCGTGATCTTCCGTGAGCCGATCATCATGGAGAACGTGCCGCGCCTGGTCCCGGGCTGGACCAAGCCGATCGTCGTCGGCCGTCACGCCTTCGGCGACCAGTATCGCGCCACCGAACTGAAGGTCCCGGGCCCGGGCACCCTCACCATGACCTTCACCCCGAAGGACGGCTCCGAACCGGTCGAGCTCGAGGTCCACGAGTTCCCGGGCGCCGGTGTCGCGCTGTCGATGTACAACCACGACGAGTCAATCCGCGACTTCGCGCGCGCCTCGTTCCGGTACGGCCTGGCCCGTGAGTACCCGGTCTACATGTCCACGAAGAACACGATCCTCAAGAAGTACGACGGCCGCTTCAAGGACATCTTCCAGGAGATCTTCGACGCCGAGTTCAGGACGGCCTTCGACGCCAAGGGCCTCACTTACGAGCACCGCCTGATCGACGACATGGTTGCCTCGGCGCTGAAGTGGGAGGGCGGCTACGTCTGGGCGTGCAAGAACTACGACGGCGACGTCCAGTCCGACATCGTCGCCCAGGGCTTCGGCTCGCTCGGCCTGATGACCTCGGTCCTGATGTCCCCGGACGGCAAGACCATCGAGGCCGAGGCGGCGCACGGCACGGTCACCCGCCACTACCGCCAACACCAGCAGGGCAAGGCGACCTCGACCAACCCGATCGCCTCGATCTTCGCCTGGACCCGTGGTCTCGCCCACCGAGGCAAGCTGGACGGCACCCCCGAGGTCACCAGGTTCGCCGAGACGCTCGAGCAGGTCTGCGTCGAGACCGTCGAGAGCGGCCGGATGACCAAGGATCTGGCGCTGCTGATCTCGAAGGACGCCCCGTGGCTGACCACGGAGCAGTTCCTGGACGTGCTGGACGCCAACCTGCAGAAGAAGATGGCCTCGGCCTGA
- a CDS encoding XRE family transcriptional regulator, translating to MPRWKELPEGLDPQVREFASQLRRLVDRSGLSIAAVADRTGYSKTSWERYLNGRLLAPKGAIVALADVTGTNTVHLTTMWELAERAWSRSEMRHDMTMEAIRISQARAALGEFGPAQAGATSSRAGGGGRTAAPAGPPAQRGSDRLAPDPLGPDPLGQDPLGPGRVGSAAGGAGAGAGGRAGSAERAPYEPPRGGPGRQGSSATPPGAPGSRGQGGGKRKVTLFLAGVTGALLVIAAAVLLTDLGGDGEKKPATKAPSATPTTSSPQLPAGVKCSGADCTGQDPETMGCGGEFAKTVSTATVGKAVVEVRYSKTCGAAWARLTQAAPGDTVQISVGGKGAQNGLVNVDKDAYTPMTAASAPADAKACATLKAGGKGCTTPQ from the coding sequence ATGCCTCGTTGGAAGGAACTACCGGAGGGGCTCGACCCGCAGGTCCGCGAGTTCGCCAGCCAACTGCGTCGGCTCGTCGACCGCAGCGGGCTGAGCATCGCCGCGGTGGCGGACCGTACCGGCTACAGCAAGACATCGTGGGAGCGGTATCTGAACGGGCGGCTGCTCGCGCCCAAGGGCGCGATCGTCGCACTGGCCGACGTGACCGGTACGAACACGGTTCATCTGACCACCATGTGGGAGCTCGCGGAGCGCGCCTGGAGCCGCTCCGAGATGCGCCACGACATGACGATGGAAGCGATACGTATCTCCCAGGCGCGGGCGGCGCTCGGGGAGTTCGGTCCTGCGCAGGCAGGCGCGACGAGCAGCCGCGCGGGCGGCGGCGGCCGGACTGCCGCGCCCGCGGGGCCTCCTGCGCAGCGGGGCTCGGACCGGCTCGCCCCGGACCCGCTCGGTCCCGACCCGCTCGGCCAGGACCCGCTCGGCCCTGGCCGGGTCGGCTCCGCGGCCGGTGGCGCCGGTGCCGGTGCCGGTGGCCGTGCCGGTTCCGCGGAGCGTGCGCCGTACGAGCCGCCACGGGGCGGTCCCGGCCGCCAGGGCTCCTCGGCCACGCCGCCCGGCGCCCCGGGATCCCGCGGTCAGGGAGGCGGAAAGCGCAAGGTCACCCTGTTCCTGGCCGGTGTCACCGGCGCGCTGCTGGTGATAGCCGCGGCCGTGCTGCTGACCGATCTGGGCGGGGACGGCGAGAAGAAGCCCGCCACGAAGGCGCCCTCCGCCACGCCGACCACCAGCAGCCCGCAGCTGCCGGCCGGCGTCAAGTGCAGCGGTGCCGACTGCACGGGCCAGGACCCGGAAACCATGGGCTGCGGCGGAGAGTTCGCCAAGACCGTCTCCACCGCGACGGTCGGCAAGGCCGTGGTCGAAGTCCGGTACAGCAAGACCTGTGGGGCGGCCTGGGCCCGTCTCACCCAGGCGGCACCCGGCGACACGGTGCAGATCTCGGTGGGCGGCAAGGGCGCGCAGAACGGCCTGGTGAACGTGGACAAGGACGCGTACACCCCCATGACCGCGGCGTCGGCACCGGCCGACGCCAAGGCCTGCGCCACGCTCAAGGCGGGTGGGAAGGGCTGCACCACGCCGCAGTGA
- a CDS encoding malate dehydrogenase, whose product MTRTPVNVTVTGAAGQIGYALLFRIASGHLLGADVPVTLRLLEIPQGLKAAEGTAMELEDCAFPLLSGIEITDDPNVAFDGANVALLVGARPRTKGMERGDLLSANGGIFKPQGKAINDNAADDIKVLVVGNPANTNALIAQAAAPDVPAERFTAMTRLDHNRAISQLAKKTGAPVSEIRRLTIWGNHSATQYPDIFHAEIAGKNAAEVVNDEQWLAETFIPTVAKRGAAIIEARGASSAASAANAAIDHVHTWVNGTAEGNWTSMGIPSDGSYGVPEGLISSFPVTAKDGKYEIVQGLDINDFSRARIDASVKELEEERAAVRELGLI is encoded by the coding sequence ATGACCCGCACTCCCGTGAATGTCACCGTGACCGGCGCGGCCGGCCAGATCGGCTACGCGCTGCTCTTCCGCATCGCCTCCGGCCACCTTCTCGGCGCGGATGTGCCGGTCACGCTTCGTCTCCTCGAGATCCCACAGGGCCTGAAGGCCGCCGAGGGCACCGCGATGGAGCTCGAGGACTGCGCCTTCCCGCTGCTGAGCGGCATTGAGATCACGGACGACCCGAACGTCGCCTTCGACGGCGCCAACGTGGCCCTGCTGGTCGGCGCCCGTCCGCGGACGAAGGGCATGGAGCGCGGCGACCTCCTCTCGGCCAACGGCGGCATCTTCAAGCCGCAGGGCAAGGCCATCAACGACAACGCCGCGGACGACATCAAGGTCCTCGTCGTCGGCAACCCGGCCAACACCAACGCGCTCATCGCGCAGGCCGCGGCCCCGGACGTACCGGCGGAGCGCTTCACCGCGATGACCCGCCTGGACCACAACCGCGCGATCTCGCAGCTGGCGAAGAAGACCGGCGCCCCGGTCTCCGAGATCCGCCGCCTCACCATCTGGGGCAACCACTCCGCGACCCAGTACCCGGACATCTTCCACGCGGAGATCGCCGGCAAGAACGCCGCGGAGGTCGTGAACGACGAGCAGTGGCTCGCCGAGACCTTCATCCCGACCGTCGCCAAGCGCGGCGCCGCGATCATCGAGGCCCGTGGCGCTTCCTCGGCCGCTTCGGCCGCGAACGCCGCCATCGACCACGTCCACACCTGGGTCAACGGCACCGCCGAGGGCAACTGGACCTCCATGGGCATCCCGTCGGACGGTTCGTACGGCGTTCCGGAGGGCCTGATCTCCTCCTTCCCCGTCACCGCGAAGGACGGCAAGTACGAGATCGTCCAGGGCCTGGACATCAACGACTTCTCGCGTGCGCGCATCGACGCTTCGGTGAAGGAGCTCGAGGAGGAGCGCGCCGCGGTCCGCGAGCTCGGCCTCATCTGA